From one Luteolibacter sp. SL250 genomic stretch:
- a CDS encoding glucan biosynthesis protein G, which translates to MPRTLVLLSTLTVLTPSAFSQTWEREDVTFPSIESRAKDLANKPYVAPDKGGLPDWMKNLTYDQYRDIRFNPDQALWAGDKLPFRAMLFHPGYIYNEPVRLNEFTATHTQRIRLAEAFFNYGPLVKKHGDLPADGGFAGFRLHAPLNNEYFDELAVFQGASYWRALGKNQRYGISARGIAVDTGSEGVKEEFPQFREFWLRKPDANDKSATAYAVLDGPSYTGAYSFKIEPGEDTTVNVTAVLFARKEVKRLGIAPMSSMFWFGENSRRRFDDFRPEVHDSDGLSIRMSTGERLWRPITNDTNKLEFSFFEMDKCEGFGLLQRDRRFSAYEDAEANYHMRPSLWIEPTSDWGSGRVMLMEIPTTNELSDNVVALWEPKETPKAGDRVEFSYKQHWTVAEDPSMAGGRVIATRTGLHDWQPEQRTIAVEFAGPNLEKPDEKPLQALVQGVGPNAEKIKISGVAVQKLPENRWRVGFQVSPAAEGGKLADVGQVELRCSLRRGESEFLTETWVYRINP; encoded by the coding sequence GTGCCACGGACTCTCGTTCTGTTATCCACCCTCACCGTTCTCACCCCTTCGGCTTTTTCCCAGACATGGGAACGCGAGGATGTGACCTTCCCCTCCATTGAGAGCCGGGCGAAAGACCTCGCCAACAAGCCCTACGTGGCTCCGGACAAGGGCGGCCTGCCTGACTGGATGAAGAACCTGACCTACGACCAGTACCGGGATATCCGCTTCAACCCGGACCAGGCGTTGTGGGCGGGTGACAAGCTCCCCTTCCGGGCGATGCTGTTCCACCCCGGCTATATCTACAACGAGCCGGTCCGGCTGAACGAATTCACCGCGACCCACACCCAGCGCATCCGCCTGGCGGAGGCGTTCTTCAACTACGGTCCGTTGGTGAAGAAGCACGGCGACCTGCCCGCCGACGGCGGTTTCGCGGGTTTCCGCCTCCACGCTCCCCTCAACAACGAGTATTTCGATGAGCTGGCCGTTTTCCAAGGTGCCAGCTACTGGCGCGCACTGGGAAAAAACCAACGCTACGGTATCTCCGCACGCGGCATCGCCGTGGATACCGGCTCGGAGGGAGTCAAAGAGGAGTTCCCCCAGTTCCGGGAATTCTGGCTGCGCAAACCGGACGCCAATGACAAGTCCGCCACCGCCTACGCCGTGCTGGACGGCCCGTCCTACACCGGCGCGTATTCCTTCAAGATCGAGCCGGGCGAGGACACCACCGTCAACGTCACCGCCGTGCTTTTCGCCCGCAAGGAGGTGAAGCGCCTCGGCATCGCACCGATGTCCTCCATGTTCTGGTTCGGTGAGAATTCCCGCCGCCGCTTCGACGACTTCCGCCCGGAGGTCCACGATTCCGACGGCCTTTCCATCCGTATGAGCACCGGCGAGCGCCTGTGGCGTCCGATTACCAACGACACGAACAAGCTCGAGTTCAGCTTTTTCGAAATGGACAAGTGTGAGGGCTTCGGCCTGCTCCAGCGCGACCGCCGTTTCAGCGCCTATGAGGATGCGGAGGCAAACTACCACATGCGCCCGTCCCTCTGGATCGAACCCACCTCCGACTGGGGTTCCGGCCGTGTGATGCTGATGGAGATCCCCACCACCAACGAGCTTTCCGACAACGTCGTCGCGCTCTGGGAGCCAAAGGAAACGCCGAAAGCGGGCGACCGTGTGGAGTTCTCCTACAAGCAGCATTGGACCGTCGCGGAGGACCCCTCCATGGCAGGCGGCCGCGTGATCGCCACCCGCACCGGTCTCCACGACTGGCAGCCGGAACAGCGCACCATCGCCGTGGAGTTCGCCGGACCGAATCTTGAGAAACCGGATGAAAAGCCGCTCCAAGCGCTGGTTCAGGGCGTGGGTCCGAATGCGGAGAAGATCAAGATTTCCGGCGTCGCCGTGCAGAAGCTGCCGGAGAACCGCTGGCGCGTCGGCTTCCAGGTCTCTCCCGCCGCGGAAGGCGGCAAACTCGCCGATGTCGGACAAGTGGAACTGCGCTGTTCCCTCCGCCGCGGCGAATCCGAGTTCCTCACCGAGACATGGGTCTACCGAATCAATCCCTAG
- a CDS encoding class I SAM-dependent methyltransferase — translation MPQPYVSLEAEFHDAFWAEDDDATEVSLMERFLASHPGRALEIGSGSGRLLLPLLADHPEVEGLELSDDMIRLCRETAELAGEQVVVHRGDMTDWKAEKNYRSLLVPAFTFQLAEDPAATLRHWRTLLEDGGGLYLTVFIPFAELEGDMEEDVWHPDHVAPLADGRTAKLDTLHRIDPQKQILERRHRYYFADAPADFHESRQTLRWFAPQQMHDLLSTAGFHVTEAFVDFDPSRPATRRKIDDSDGILTFHATTGQA, via the coding sequence ATGCCGCAGCCCTACGTCTCCCTCGAAGCCGAGTTCCATGACGCCTTCTGGGCGGAGGACGACGATGCGACGGAAGTTTCCCTGATGGAGCGCTTCCTGGCTTCCCACCCGGGGCGGGCTCTGGAGATCGGCTCCGGCTCCGGCAGGTTGCTGCTGCCGCTGCTGGCGGACCACCCGGAGGTGGAGGGACTGGAGCTTTCCGATGACATGATCCGCCTGTGCCGGGAAACGGCGGAACTGGCGGGCGAGCAGGTCGTGGTCCACCGCGGGGACATGACCGACTGGAAAGCGGAAAAAAACTACCGCTCCCTGCTGGTGCCCGCTTTCACTTTCCAACTCGCAGAGGACCCTGCGGCCACCCTCCGCCACTGGCGGACCCTGCTGGAGGACGGCGGCGGGCTCTACCTGACCGTCTTCATCCCATTCGCCGAACTGGAGGGCGACATGGAGGAAGACGTCTGGCATCCGGACCATGTGGCCCCTCTGGCCGACGGCCGGACGGCGAAACTCGACACCCTGCACCGGATCGACCCGCAGAAGCAAATATTGGAGCGCCGGCACCGCTATTACTTCGCCGATGCACCCGCCGACTTCCACGAATCCCGCCAGACCCTGCGATGGTTCGCCCCCCAACAAATGCACGATCTTCTCTCCACCGCCGGATTCCACGTAACGGAAGCGTTCGTGGACTTCGATCCCTCCCGTCCGGCCACCCGGCGGAAGATCGATGATTCCGACGGCATCCTCACCTTCCACGCCACCACCGGGCAGGCCTGA
- a CDS encoding PVC-type heme-binding CxxCH protein produces the protein MPRSLFLFLTLPSLLSAAPVAIFDGKTLDGWEGTAGVWRVEDGAITGGSMEGNPKNEFLVTKKDYRNFVLTFEYKLTGTDGFINGGVQFHSQRIDNPSNEMIGYQADIGGAKYTGSLYDESRRKKNLATADEKLVATLEKPGEWNRYEIRAEGDRVRLFVNGTETISYTEKDPQIPLSGKIGLQIHGDCKAVISFRNLMLDALPDHITPDQGRVMERFGDPALAGGKPSPWTAGKFEPAENEVIIFAGQTNLAREQKSGTLEAALATVHAAKKPVFRSMAWEGDTVYEQWRDLNFGSWESQLRAAGATAAILQFGQMEALDGVEKLPQFTAAYHRLLDQFAAVTPRLVLLSPTPFEKPLLPLAPDLSQRNQDLKAYTDAIRGIAEQRGAIFVDLFTPLSGRKERLTENGVHLTDKGLETVAHAVTGQLGATDHLVGAQLTALIVEKNRLWFDCWRPANWSFVYGDRVQWPFGKSSVDAPSLRAAFESLKPLIAARDAEIHATASGSTVSAPSPAPAPPAVETVPPLTPEEQMAKFTLADGYQINLFADEKLGVSKPVQFSWDEKGRLYVACSPTYPHTLPGQHPGDYILVLEDTDGDGRADKSHRFAEGLTMVQGVEPGDGGLYVCDFDQILYLRDTDGDGKADETKVILSGFGIGDTHQLVNSVSRGPDGCLWFTQGLHAFSRVETPHGIARLDKAGVWKFNPRTLKLTPYFNGGAAGHNCWGVVFDDWFRPFHKSGDRPHGYFSLPGLIDIPDPDDYHSVANLFESSPKTTALDIIGTKALPQDLQGTALIGGYFGSVVELHRLTEDASGFTSKQLPRLLKSADNSFRPVDVGIGPDGGIYLADWLNPVIGHYQASYADPRRDRVHGRIWRISAKALPPVKQPDLSSMSIPELLEQLRSPERWTRYQVRRLLGEKPAAEVLPAAAKFIKSTRHDPQADHLLLEAASLHQAHDRYDAGILRQLLDSENPLVTAYGARLLGDWAVTHKDAVPSLIRLCSHDDPRIRLEAIVACAAAANDPQLVKGPLEALEHPRDRHIDYAVKQAVKKLRPLWEPALASSTLKLLDGQVAYLRQFTGDRKEAAHPGKQIYESLCLNCHQPDGKGLPGVYPPLTPNEWVGAVDVSIPIRILLHGLTGPIKVNGKEFGATTPMPMPPMGLDDQQTADILTYIRGQFGNQAPAVTSGQVKEVRAAHSGRTAFWTAQELK, from the coding sequence ATGCCCCGCAGCCTCTTTCTTTTCCTCACCCTCCCTTCCCTACTCTCCGCAGCTCCGGTCGCCATTTTCGATGGCAAGACCCTCGACGGGTGGGAAGGCACGGCCGGTGTCTGGCGGGTGGAGGACGGCGCGATCACCGGCGGCTCCATGGAGGGGAATCCGAAGAACGAATTCCTCGTCACGAAGAAGGACTACAGGAACTTCGTCCTCACCTTCGAATACAAGCTCACTGGAACGGATGGCTTCATCAACGGCGGCGTCCAGTTCCACAGCCAGCGCATCGACAACCCGTCGAACGAGATGATCGGCTACCAGGCGGACATCGGCGGGGCCAAATACACCGGCTCGCTCTACGACGAGTCCCGCAGGAAGAAGAACCTCGCCACAGCGGATGAGAAATTGGTCGCCACGCTGGAGAAACCCGGCGAGTGGAACCGCTATGAGATCCGCGCGGAGGGCGACCGCGTCCGCCTTTTCGTCAATGGCACCGAGACCATCTCCTACACCGAGAAAGATCCGCAGATCCCTCTCAGCGGAAAGATCGGCCTGCAGATCCACGGCGACTGCAAGGCGGTCATCTCCTTCCGCAACCTGATGCTGGACGCCCTGCCGGACCACATCACCCCGGACCAGGGACGGGTCATGGAACGCTTCGGCGATCCGGCGCTGGCCGGGGGAAAGCCCTCGCCGTGGACGGCGGGAAAGTTCGAGCCGGCGGAGAATGAGGTCATCATCTTCGCCGGCCAGACCAACCTCGCCCGGGAGCAGAAATCGGGCACGCTGGAAGCCGCGCTCGCCACAGTCCACGCCGCGAAAAAGCCCGTCTTCCGCTCCATGGCATGGGAAGGGGACACCGTCTATGAACAGTGGCGGGACCTGAACTTCGGCTCCTGGGAGAGCCAGCTCCGCGCGGCGGGTGCCACCGCCGCCATCCTCCAGTTCGGCCAGATGGAGGCGCTGGACGGAGTGGAGAAGCTTCCTCAGTTCACCGCCGCCTACCACCGCCTGCTGGACCAGTTCGCCGCCGTCACGCCGCGTCTCGTCCTGCTTTCCCCCACCCCGTTTGAAAAGCCGCTGCTTCCGCTGGCACCGGACCTTTCCCAACGGAACCAGGACCTGAAAGCCTACACGGACGCCATCCGCGGCATCGCCGAACAACGCGGCGCGATCTTCGTGGATCTTTTCACCCCACTCTCCGGACGCAAGGAACGCCTCACCGAAAACGGCGTCCATCTCACGGACAAGGGCCTGGAAACCGTGGCCCACGCCGTGACCGGCCAACTCGGTGCCACCGACCATCTGGTGGGTGCCCAGCTGACCGCCCTCATCGTGGAAAAGAACCGCCTGTGGTTCGACTGCTGGCGTCCGGCGAACTGGTCCTTTGTCTATGGCGACCGCGTGCAGTGGCCCTTCGGCAAATCCTCGGTGGACGCTCCGTCGCTCCGCGCCGCCTTCGAGTCGCTCAAGCCGCTCATCGCCGCGCGGGATGCGGAGATCCATGCCACCGCCAGCGGCTCCACCGTATCAGCTCCCTCCCCTGCCCCCGCGCCGCCCGCCGTGGAAACGGTACCCCCTCTTACACCGGAGGAACAGATGGCGAAGTTCACCCTCGCCGATGGCTACCAGATCAACCTCTTCGCGGACGAGAAGTTAGGCGTGTCAAAGCCAGTCCAGTTTTCCTGGGATGAAAAGGGCCGCCTCTATGTCGCCTGCTCCCCCACCTACCCGCATACCCTGCCCGGCCAGCATCCCGGCGACTACATCCTCGTGCTGGAGGACACGGATGGCGACGGCAGGGCGGACAAGTCCCACCGCTTCGCCGAAGGTCTGACCATGGTGCAGGGCGTGGAACCCGGCGACGGCGGACTGTATGTCTGTGATTTCGACCAGATTCTCTATCTCCGAGATACGGACGGCGATGGAAAGGCGGATGAAACGAAGGTCATCCTGAGCGGCTTCGGCATCGGGGACACGCACCAGCTTGTCAATTCCGTCAGCCGTGGTCCGGACGGCTGCCTGTGGTTCACGCAGGGCCTGCATGCGTTCTCCCGCGTGGAGACTCCGCACGGCATCGCCCGGCTGGACAAGGCGGGTGTGTGGAAATTCAACCCGCGCACGCTGAAGCTCACACCCTACTTCAATGGCGGTGCGGCCGGGCACAACTGCTGGGGCGTGGTCTTCGACGACTGGTTCCGCCCGTTCCACAAGTCCGGCGACCGCCCCCACGGCTACTTCTCCCTTCCCGGCCTGATCGATATCCCGGATCCGGATGACTACCACTCCGTGGCAAACCTGTTCGAGAGCAGCCCGAAAACCACCGCACTGGATATCATCGGGACCAAGGCGCTGCCGCAGGACCTTCAGGGCACCGCCCTCATCGGCGGCTACTTCGGCTCCGTCGTGGAACTGCACCGGCTCACGGAGGACGCCTCCGGCTTCACCAGCAAGCAACTGCCCCGCCTGCTGAAGTCCGCCGACAATTCCTTCCGCCCGGTGGACGTCGGCATCGGCCCGGATGGAGGGATCTATCTGGCGGATTGGCTGAACCCGGTGATCGGCCACTACCAGGCAAGCTACGCGGACCCGCGCCGCGACCGGGTGCACGGGCGGATCTGGCGCATCTCCGCGAAGGCCCTGCCCCCGGTGAAGCAGCCGGACCTTTCCTCCATGTCCATTCCGGAACTGCTGGAACAGCTCCGCTCACCGGAACGCTGGACCCGCTATCAGGTGCGCCGCCTGCTGGGGGAAAAGCCCGCCGCCGAAGTACTTCCCGCCGCCGCGAAGTTCATCAAGTCCACCCGCCATGACCCGCAGGCGGACCATCTGCTGCTGGAGGCCGCCTCCCTCCACCAGGCACATGACCGCTATGATGCCGGGATTCTCCGGCAGCTCCTCGACTCGGAGAACCCACTCGTCACCGCCTACGGCGCGCGACTGCTCGGCGACTGGGCCGTCACGCATAAGGATGCCGTCCCCTCCCTCATCCGGCTCTGTTCCCACGATGATCCCCGGATCCGGTTGGAAGCCATCGTCGCCTGTGCCGCGGCAGCGAATGATCCCCAGTTGGTGAAAGGCCCGCTCGAGGCACTGGAGCATCCGCGCGACCGCCACATCGACTACGCGGTGAAGCAGGCCGTGAAGAAACTCCGCCCGCTGTGGGAGCCTGCCTTGGCAAGCAGCACCCTGAAGCTCCTCGACGGACAGGTCGCCTATCTCCGCCAGTTCACCGGTGACCGGAAGGAAGCGGCCCATCCCGGAAAGCAGATCTACGAATCCCTCTGCCTGAACTGCCACCAACCGGACGGCAAGGGATTGCCCGGAGTCTATCCCCCGCTCACCCCGAATGAATGGGTCGGAGCGGTGGACGTTTCCATTCCCATCCGCATCCTCCTCCACGGTCTCACCGGCCCCATCAAGGTGAATGGCAAGGAGTTCGGCGCCACCACCCCGATGCCAATGCCGCCGATGGGTCTGGATGACCAGCAGACCGCGGACATCCTCACCTACATCCGCGGCCAGTTCGGCAACCAGGCTCCCGCCGTCACCAGTGGGCAGGTAAAGGAGGTCCGCGCCGCGCACTCCGGCCGCACCGCCTTCTGGACGGCGCAGGAGTTGAAGTGA
- a CDS encoding putative quinol monooxygenase, whose product MISLLITVEVNPERVDDFARFITEEAADCIANEPGCRQFTVSRSVDQPNVFTLAEFYDDMAALEAHRLTPHFILFQERVKEFDLIVGKSSVLGEVIHA is encoded by the coding sequence ATGATTTCCCTATTGATCACGGTCGAGGTGAACCCGGAGCGGGTGGATGATTTCGCGCGCTTCATCACGGAGGAAGCCGCGGACTGCATCGCCAATGAACCCGGTTGCCGCCAGTTCACCGTCTCCCGCAGCGTTGACCAGCCGAACGTATTCACCCTCGCCGAATTTTATGACGACATGGCAGCGCTGGAGGCCCACCGCCTCACGCCCCATTTCATCCTGTTCCAGGAACGGGTGAAGGAATTCGACCTCATCGTCGGAAAATCGTCCGTGCTGGGTGAAGTGATCCACGCGTGA
- a CDS encoding DUF3293 domain-containing protein, whose amino-acid sequence MMDLRERYPGYFGAKLDATPPPGGYPQEFWVITACDPNGEELDPHQNAERTVRFEAELSSAGLVHFPVTGYDPDGIHREPGFGIICDAREAMCLGRKWEQVAVFHIKDGEGWLVFCSENEERFHLRTWEEMAGG is encoded by the coding sequence ATGATGGATCTGCGGGAGAGATACCCGGGCTACTTCGGGGCGAAGCTGGATGCGACGCCCCCGCCCGGCGGCTATCCGCAGGAGTTCTGGGTGATCACCGCCTGCGATCCGAATGGAGAGGAACTTGATCCGCACCAGAACGCGGAAAGGACGGTCCGCTTTGAAGCGGAGCTATCTTCGGCGGGTTTGGTTCACTTTCCGGTGACGGGCTATGACCCGGACGGGATCCACCGCGAACCGGGATTCGGCATCATCTGTGATGCGCGGGAAGCCATGTGTCTGGGGCGGAAATGGGAGCAGGTGGCGGTTTTTCACATCAAGGACGGGGAAGGGTGGCTCGTATTCTGTTCGGAGAATGAAGAGCGCTTCCATCTGCGGACCTGGGAGGAGATGGCGGGAGGTTAG
- a CDS encoding NAD(P)-dependent oxidoreductase: MKDSRIGFVGVGRMGANMARRLADLGYKISSVYDRHAPSAHALAIELGATAVESLADVSAASDVIFTVVTDDAAMHGIFTGDGSLLSVPVDGKLFINCATVSPASHEEAAAAAKAGGADTLAASMASSITQARQGTLYLMIGGGQAVFDRAKELLDDISSSLKYVGPVGNAAKVKALVNMVMNINTAGLAEGLGLGVALGLDPVLLKEIFSQTGANSRVLETDGDDMISREHDVFFSASHAAKDSGIANALAHSVNIGVPLSEATQAQYQRLTDMGLGELDKSGVAELTFPDRGGANLNQKS, from the coding sequence ATGAAAGATTCCCGTATTGGATTTGTTGGAGTGGGGCGGATGGGGGCGAACATGGCCCGCCGTCTGGCGGACCTGGGATACAAGATCTCCTCGGTGTATGACCGCCATGCTCCTTCAGCACATGCACTGGCGATCGAGCTGGGAGCCACCGCGGTGGAATCCCTGGCGGATGTGAGCGCGGCGAGTGATGTTATTTTCACCGTGGTGACGGATGATGCGGCCATGCACGGCATCTTCACCGGGGACGGCTCGCTGCTTTCCGTGCCGGTGGACGGAAAGCTTTTCATCAACTGCGCGACGGTGAGTCCCGCCTCACATGAGGAAGCGGCGGCGGCGGCGAAAGCCGGAGGGGCGGACACGCTCGCGGCCAGCATGGCATCCAGCATCACCCAGGCGCGGCAGGGCACGCTCTATCTCATGATCGGTGGCGGACAGGCCGTTTTCGACCGGGCGAAGGAGCTGCTGGATGATATATCTTCCTCCCTGAAATATGTGGGTCCGGTGGGCAACGCGGCGAAGGTGAAGGCACTGGTGAACATGGTGATGAACATCAACACCGCCGGTCTTGCGGAAGGGTTGGGCCTGGGCGTGGCGCTGGGGCTGGACCCCGTCCTGCTGAAGGAGATTTTCTCCCAGACCGGTGCGAACTCCCGCGTGCTGGAGACGGATGGGGATGACATGATTTCCCGGGAGCACGACGTGTTTTTCTCCGCCTCCCACGCGGCGAAGGACAGTGGCATTGCGAATGCTCTCGCTCATTCCGTGAACATCGGCGTTCCGCTTTCCGAAGCGACCCAGGCCCAGTACCAGCGGCTCACTGACATGGGGCTTGGCGAGCTGGACAAATCCGGCGTGGCGGAACTGACCTTCCCGGACAGGGGCGGCGCGAACCTCAACCAAAAATCATGA
- a CDS encoding alpha/beta fold hydrolase, whose product MTTSEIRNSAGERIDVSYHLGQKLGSLVILGHGVTGNKDRPLLVAVAKGLAERGWACLRISYSGNGSSEGSFGDSCITKEVGDLQSVIRSVPQEVNIAYIGHSMGGAVGVMTASRDARIRVLVSLAGMTHTADFAKREFGDVTPGQGNMWDEPEHPLSETYWNDLTSIGSTLEAAAQVIQPWLLVHGDADDLVPIKDGEDAFAAATCGKEWLPIAGAGHVFDESTYPVIVEAVDAWLRKHLG is encoded by the coding sequence ATGACCACCAGCGAAATCCGCAACTCCGCCGGTGAGCGGATCGATGTCTCCTACCACCTGGGCCAGAAGCTCGGCTCGCTGGTCATCCTGGGCCACGGCGTGACCGGGAACAAGGACCGTCCGCTGCTGGTCGCCGTGGCGAAGGGACTGGCGGAGCGTGGCTGGGCGTGCCTGCGCATTTCCTATTCCGGCAACGGTTCTTCCGAGGGGAGTTTCGGCGACTCCTGCATCACGAAGGAAGTCGGCGATCTCCAGTCGGTGATCCGCAGCGTGCCGCAGGAGGTCAATATCGCCTACATCGGCCACAGCATGGGCGGTGCCGTGGGGGTGATGACCGCCTCCCGGGACGCGCGCATCCGTGTGCTGGTGTCCCTCGCCGGGATGACCCACACGGCGGATTTCGCCAAGAGGGAGTTCGGAGACGTGACGCCGGGGCAGGGGAACATGTGGGATGAGCCGGAGCATCCGCTTTCGGAAACCTACTGGAACGATCTCACCTCCATCGGCAGCACGCTGGAGGCCGCCGCCCAGGTGATCCAGCCATGGCTGCTGGTCCACGGGGATGCGGATGATCTGGTGCCGATCAAGGATGGCGAGGACGCGTTCGCCGCCGCCACCTGTGGGAAGGAATGGCTCCCCATCGCCGGAGCGGGCCACGTTTTCGACGAGTCCACCTATCCCGTCATCGTGGAGGCGGTGGATGCCTGGCTGCGGAAGCACCTCGGTTAG
- a CDS encoding ABC transporter substrate-binding protein, giving the protein MKPRTFLALTAATVASAATLGLTGCKSGGGDTIKIGEFASLTGKEATFGTSSHEGTVLAIEEINAAGGVLGKQIELITEDNQTKAGETSNAVNKLISKDGVVAIIGEVASSRSMEAAPICQDNKIPMITPASTNPTVTQEGDYIFRVCFTDTFQGAALANFAKGTLNANKVAVLTDVTSDYSKGLAKSFKEKYTSSGGTLGIELDFNGGDKDFKGQLTAIKADNPDAIFLPGYYNDVALICRQAKDLGITTPIFGGDGWESEALLSIGKEAMNGNYFSTHCSVEQGTPEMVAFVDAYKKKYNGKTPDAMAVLGYDAAKVMADAIKRAGSADSAKIRDAIAATKDFTGASGSFSLNENRDAVKALVFIKIENGKFNYTATVNP; this is encoded by the coding sequence ATGAAACCCCGCACCTTCCTCGCGCTCACCGCCGCCACCGTCGCGTCCGCCGCCACCCTCGGCCTCACCGGATGCAAATCCGGGGGCGGGGACACCATCAAGATCGGCGAATTCGCCTCGCTGACGGGCAAGGAAGCCACCTTCGGAACCTCCTCCCATGAGGGGACCGTGCTGGCGATCGAGGAGATCAACGCGGCCGGCGGCGTGCTGGGCAAGCAGATCGAGCTGATCACGGAGGACAACCAGACGAAGGCGGGGGAAACCTCCAACGCGGTGAACAAGCTGATCTCGAAGGACGGCGTGGTGGCCATCATCGGTGAGGTGGCGTCCAGCCGCTCCATGGAGGCCGCCCCGATCTGCCAGGACAACAAGATCCCGATGATCACCCCGGCGTCCACCAACCCGACGGTGACCCAGGAGGGTGACTATATTTTCCGCGTGTGCTTCACGGATACCTTCCAGGGCGCCGCGCTGGCGAACTTCGCCAAGGGCACGCTCAACGCGAACAAGGTGGCCGTCCTCACCGACGTGACCAGCGACTACAGCAAGGGCCTGGCGAAGAGCTTCAAGGAAAAGTACACCTCCAGCGGCGGCACGCTGGGCATCGAGCTGGACTTCAACGGCGGTGACAAGGATTTCAAGGGCCAGCTGACCGCGATCAAGGCGGACAATCCGGACGCCATCTTCCTCCCCGGCTACTACAATGATGTGGCCCTCATCTGCCGCCAAGCGAAGGATCTGGGCATCACCACCCCCATTTTCGGCGGTGACGGCTGGGAGAGCGAGGCGCTCCTCAGCATCGGCAAGGAGGCGATGAACGGAAACTACTTCTCCACCCACTGCTCCGTCGAGCAGGGCACCCCGGAGATGGTCGCCTTTGTCGATGCCTATAAGAAGAAATACAACGGCAAGACCCCGGACGCCATGGCCGTGCTGGGCTATGACGCCGCGAAGGTGATGGCGGACGCCATCAAGCGCGCCGGTTCCGCGGACAGCGCGAAGATCCGCGACGCCATCGCCGCCACCAAGGACTTCACCGGTGCCAGCGGCAGCTTCTCCCTCAACGAAAACCGGGACGCGGTGAAGGCCCTCGTCTTCATCAAGATCGAGAACGGGAAGTTCAACTACACCGCCACCGTCAACCCGTAA
- a CDS encoding branched-chain amino acid ABC transporter permease — MDHLFQQLINGLGLGAIYALIALGYTMVYGVLRFINFAHADVLMLGAFSAFYLAPAVEKMMGGTSAVGVILVFVAAAAICAAIGITIERLAYRPLRNRPRLTVLITAIGVSLFIEFTGQHKSVFGASPQAFPRMIPEKTFHFGNVIVSGNDLLMIGVTIALLAGMWFIVQRTRVGTAMRAVSHNQQAALLMGVPVNRIISFTFGLGSALAAIAGILYSIKAPGIEPLMGVQPGLRAFIAAVLGGIGNLPGAVLGGLIIGLLETFAGGIPGLSNYRDAIAFGILILILLFKPAGLLGRSTVEKV; from the coding sequence TTGGACCATCTATTTCAGCAACTGATCAACGGCCTCGGTCTCGGGGCGATCTATGCGCTCATCGCCCTGGGTTACACCATGGTCTATGGCGTCCTGCGTTTCATCAATTTCGCCCACGCGGATGTGCTGATGCTGGGGGCGTTCTCCGCCTTCTATCTCGCCCCTGCGGTTGAGAAAATGATGGGCGGTACGTCCGCGGTGGGGGTGATCCTGGTTTTTGTCGCCGCTGCCGCCATCTGTGCGGCCATCGGGATCACCATCGAGCGTCTGGCCTACCGGCCGCTGCGGAACCGTCCTCGCTTGACCGTGCTGATCACCGCCATCGGTGTTTCGCTGTTCATCGAGTTCACCGGGCAGCACAAGAGCGTCTTCGGGGCCTCCCCGCAGGCATTCCCGCGGATGATCCCGGAGAAGACCTTCCATTTCGGCAATGTCATCGTTTCCGGAAATGACCTGCTGATGATCGGTGTGACCATCGCCCTGTTGGCGGGGATGTGGTTCATCGTCCAGCGCACCCGGGTGGGGACCGCCATGCGCGCCGTCTCCCACAACCAGCAGGCCGCGCTGCTGATGGGCGTACCGGTGAACCGGATCATCTCCTTCACCTTCGGCCTCGGCTCCGCGCTGGCGGCCATCGCCGGGATCCTCTACTCGATCAAGGCACCGGGCATCGAGCCGCTGATGGGCGTGCAGCCCGGTCTGCGGGCGTTCATCGCCGCGGTGCTGGGAGGCATCGGCAACCTGCCGGGAGCGGTTCTGGGCGGCCTGATCATCGGCCTGCTGGAGACCTTCGCGGGCGGTATCCCCGGCTTGTCGAACTATCGGGACGCCATCGCTTTCGGCATCCTGATCCTCATCCTCCTTTTCAAACCCGCCGGTCTGCTGGGCCGGTCCACCGTCGAGAAAGTCTGA